A window from Planococcus maritimus encodes these proteins:
- a CDS encoding anti-sigma factor, translating into MTNVNCDQLIDYLNGTLNEQEQKQFEAHLAECPECRDIVDATGELPYLAEPVQPDAGMKARILDTVFDESEQDAPIEKPTPIREKTAPPVAVPKRGFRTSKWTPLVAAALLVSLLGNAYAFYELNDQPNAPTAPEVAFETVDLQASETFAGAGTAALVHEEGALNLLVQANQLQPTSGDEVYQVWLLKDGKPIPTGAFTPSQENEGAVFFSLEEDTEGWDTIAVTLEPNRGNTTPKGEVVLSAAIEPEA; encoded by the coding sequence ATGACAAACGTGAATTGTGATCAATTGATCGATTATTTGAACGGCACTTTGAACGAACAAGAACAAAAACAATTTGAAGCACATTTAGCGGAGTGTCCGGAATGTCGTGATATCGTAGATGCGACAGGAGAGCTCCCTTATCTCGCGGAACCGGTACAGCCGGATGCCGGCATGAAAGCTCGTATTTTGGATACGGTCTTCGATGAGAGTGAGCAAGATGCGCCTATCGAAAAACCGACGCCAATACGTGAAAAAACGGCGCCTCCTGTGGCTGTGCCAAAACGGGGCTTCCGGACTTCAAAGTGGACACCGCTCGTCGCAGCAGCGTTGCTCGTCTCGCTGCTCGGAAACGCCTACGCGTTTTACGAACTAAACGATCAGCCAAACGCTCCAACAGCACCTGAAGTTGCTTTTGAGACAGTGGATTTGCAGGCAAGTGAAACATTTGCAGGAGCAGGGACGGCTGCATTGGTCCATGAAGAAGGGGCGCTGAACCTTTTAGTTCAGGCAAATCAGCTGCAGCCGACGAGTGGAGACGAAGTCTATCAGGTATGGCTGCTGAAAGACGGTAAGCCGATTCCGACCGGTGCATTCACGCCGAGCCAGGAAAATGAAGGCGCCGTGTTCTTCAGTCTAGAAGAAGACACAGAAGGCTGGGATACCATCGCAGTCACATTGGAACCGAATCGCGGGAACACTACGCCTAAGGGAGAAGTTGTCCTTAGCGCAGCGATCGAGCCAGAAGCATAA
- the dapA gene encoding 4-hydroxy-tetrahydrodipicolinate synthase: MNFGQVITAMATPFDANGEIDFQATTNLVEYLINNGSDGIVVAGTTGESPTLSIDEKVALFVHVVTVADGRAKIIAGTGSNNTRASVALTEQAEQAGVDGVMLVTPYYNKPSQEGMYRHFEAIASATTLPVMLYNIPGRSVVNLSVDTIVRLSLIDNITSVKEASGDLDAASEIIERTGTGFAVYSGDDSLTLPMLSIGGTGIVSVASHIIGNDMQDMIKMFRTGDTVGAAALHRQLLPTMKALFAAPSPSPVKAALNLMGVPVGGVRLPMLALTAEETATLQQFLPSAKQDAVTN, encoded by the coding sequence ATGAATTTCGGTCAAGTGATCACTGCGATGGCGACGCCATTCGATGCAAACGGTGAAATCGATTTTCAGGCAACAACAAATCTTGTGGAATATTTGATCAATAACGGCTCTGACGGCATCGTCGTCGCCGGAACAACCGGCGAATCGCCGACTTTGTCGATAGACGAAAAAGTGGCATTGTTTGTCCATGTTGTTACCGTAGCCGATGGGCGCGCGAAAATCATCGCGGGCACTGGCTCGAACAACACGCGTGCATCGGTCGCTTTGACCGAGCAAGCAGAGCAAGCGGGCGTCGACGGTGTCATGCTCGTCACTCCTTACTATAACAAACCGTCGCAAGAAGGCATGTATCGCCATTTTGAAGCGATCGCAAGTGCGACGACGCTTCCGGTCATGCTTTACAACATCCCAGGCCGCAGTGTTGTCAATCTATCGGTCGATACCATCGTCCGCCTGTCGCTCATCGACAATATCACCAGCGTTAAAGAAGCAAGCGGTGATTTGGATGCTGCTTCTGAAATCATCGAACGCACTGGCACTGGCTTCGCTGTCTATAGCGGCGATGATAGCTTGACCTTGCCGATGCTTTCTATTGGCGGAACCGGTATCGTGTCGGTCGCTTCGCATATCATTGGCAATGACATGCAAGACATGATCAAAATGTTCCGCACCGGCGATACGGTTGGAGCCGCTGCGCTTCACCGCCAATTGCTGCCGACAATGAAAGCTTTGTTCGCAGCACCAAGCCCAAGCCCTGTCAAAGCGGCACTCAACTTGATGGGAGTGCCAGTCGGCGGCGTACGCTTGCCGATGCTCGCTTTAACCGCAGAAGAAACCGCGACGCTGCAACAATTCCTGCCGTCCGCGAAACAAGACGCCGTCACCAATTAA
- a CDS encoding EamA family transporter, producing MEKPTWFKWSCIASVLTGIVLLTEAYNKGSSTVNLIGVATGLGAGLYGTLFIFDFKNASENARPQVVLTFAFIAFSVVFAFFINVEEAASVFSSSDALWFLAIACRPTIDIQWTAPSTASIIAIVEPVTASLFGIGLLGDKLAIVQIIGMVTILLTVTTLSFKKGS from the coding sequence TTGGAAAAACCGACTTGGTTTAAATGGAGCTGTATCGCCAGTGTTCTCACGGGCATCGTCTTATTGACGGAAGCCTATAATAAGGGCTCTTCTACAGTCAATCTCATTGGTGTCGCCACTGGTCTTGGAGCGGGGCTTTACGGTACCTTGTTCATATTTGATTTCAAGAATGCTTCTGAAAACGCCAGGCCACAGGTGGTTTTGACTTTTGCTTTTATTGCTTTCAGTGTCGTTTTTGCCTTCTTTATAAATGTCGAGGAAGCGGCTTCTGTATTCAGTTCAAGTGATGCTCTTTGGTTTTTGGCTATTGCTTGCCGGCCTACGATCGACATTCAGTGGACCGCTCCTTCTACTGCATCGATTATTGCGATAGTAGAACCGGTGACGGCTTCGTTGTTCGGGATTGGGCTGCTTGGCGATAAGTTGGCGATTGTCCAGATTATCGGTATGGTGACTATTCTTCTGACAGTGACGACGCTGAGCTTTAAGAAAGGCAGTTAA
- a CDS encoding cell wall-binding repeat-containing protein, which translates to MGKRLTMTYSKVLTTAALTAALALGAVLPTSAASAATLTEDNSERIFGSDRYQTSLEVSFSGWDDDSVGTVVVATGADFPDALAAAPLAGLHYSPLLLTKKDSLPEGFAAELKRLGADNVILVGGTGAISDKVQTQIKNLGVKVDRISGKTRYETAVSIAEEVGMGDTLYVATGANFADSLSVSPSAALFADPILLVPATGAVPTVVADYIEENQPEWPLIVGGKSAVGPAVEELFEEEPIRFAGATRYETNQQFNEFALENEFVVNPNEIFIATGTNYPDALSGSSLAALYGGPLVLTAKTPTAASKEQIQDFSTKYSYYTILGGEGAVSSDTLKKLFAK; encoded by the coding sequence ATGGGGAAACGATTAACGATGACTTATAGCAAAGTTTTAACGACTGCAGCATTGACTGCAGCTTTGGCTCTTGGAGCAGTTTTACCGACTAGCGCAGCTTCTGCAGCCACATTGACGGAAGACAATTCAGAACGCATTTTCGGCAGCGACCGTTACCAGACAAGCTTGGAAGTTTCTTTTTCCGGCTGGGACGATGACAGTGTTGGAACAGTAGTAGTTGCGACTGGCGCCGATTTCCCGGATGCTTTAGCTGCAGCACCGCTGGCAGGTCTTCATTATTCACCTTTGCTTTTGACGAAAAAGGATTCATTGCCTGAAGGATTTGCAGCTGAGTTGAAGCGATTGGGTGCGGATAACGTTATCCTAGTCGGCGGAACTGGTGCTATTTCTGACAAAGTCCAAACTCAAATCAAGAATCTTGGCGTAAAAGTGGATCGTATCAGCGGCAAGACGCGTTACGAAACTGCTGTTAGCATCGCAGAAGAAGTAGGCATGGGAGACACGCTTTACGTGGCTACAGGCGCAAACTTCGCAGATTCATTGTCCGTTTCCCCATCAGCAGCGCTTTTCGCAGATCCAATCCTTCTTGTGCCGGCAACTGGCGCGGTTCCAACAGTCGTTGCGGATTACATTGAAGAAAACCAGCCGGAATGGCCGCTTATCGTTGGTGGTAAGAGCGCAGTAGGACCGGCAGTTGAAGAGTTGTTCGAAGAAGAGCCGATTCGTTTCGCAGGTGCGACTCGTTATGAGACAAACCAACAATTTAACGAATTTGCTTTGGAAAACGAATTCGTTGTAAATCCAAATGAGATCTTTATTGCAACTGGCACCAATTATCCGGATGCATTGTCAGGAAGTTCTTTAGCTGCTTTGTATGGCGGGCCTTTGGTCTTAACGGCTAAAACACCAACAGCCGCTTCTAAAGAGCAAATTCAAGACTTTAGCACGAAGTATTCCTACTACACGATCTTAGGCGGCGAAGGGGCCGTTTCATCTGATACATTGAAAAAATTGTTCGCTAAATAA
- a CDS encoding SDR family NAD(P)-dependent oxidoreductase has protein sequence MGANTSMRGKVVVITGASSGIGRGLAERLAGEGAKLVIAARRTRLIEELAGVLGPLVVPVTADVSHAKDVESLHRAAVNNFGSIDVWINNAGTGVYGPFTNTPLRDLNRIVEVNMLGTMYGSHFALRRFREQKYGTLINVSSFASKIPMPYGAAYTGSKFGVSGLSDGLYEELRLEDFPDIHVCSIDPWVTDTPWTEHAANYSGHEIVVGPPDDPVKVIEAILGLIDEPRKNLEVGKGKAAAIFGQLVPTLSKGLSGQELKEMIESAPAAGLTSGNLHEPVEEGRAVSGDLRERFEQQEEL, from the coding sequence GTGGGGGCAAACACTTCAATGCGTGGAAAAGTTGTAGTCATTACCGGAGCGTCAAGTGGAATCGGCCGTGGGTTGGCTGAGCGCTTAGCGGGAGAAGGGGCGAAATTGGTCATTGCTGCCCGCAGGACGCGATTGATCGAGGAACTGGCAGGCGTACTGGGTCCATTGGTCGTTCCTGTAACCGCAGACGTCAGTCATGCAAAAGATGTCGAAAGTTTGCATAGAGCGGCGGTAAACAATTTTGGCAGCATCGATGTGTGGATCAATAACGCTGGAACCGGTGTCTACGGTCCATTTACCAACACGCCGCTGCGCGATTTGAATCGCATAGTCGAAGTCAATATGCTGGGCACTATGTACGGCAGCCATTTTGCGTTGCGCCGATTCAGGGAGCAGAAGTACGGCACCTTGATTAATGTTTCGTCATTTGCAAGCAAAATACCGATGCCCTATGGAGCTGCTTATACCGGCAGTAAATTTGGCGTCAGCGGCTTGTCGGATGGCTTGTATGAAGAGCTTCGGCTGGAAGATTTTCCGGATATTCATGTCTGCTCCATCGACCCTTGGGTCACGGACACTCCATGGACAGAACATGCAGCTAATTATTCTGGGCATGAGATAGTGGTCGGTCCGCCGGATGACCCGGTCAAAGTAATCGAAGCCATTCTCGGCTTGATTGATGAACCGAGAAAAAACTTGGAAGTTGGCAAAGGGAAAGCAGCGGCTATTTTTGGGCAGCTTGTGCCAACCCTTTCGAAGGGGCTCAGCGGACAGGAATTAAAAGAAATGATCGAATCGGCTCCGGCAGCGGGGCTGACTTCTGGCAACCTGCATGAGCCGGTTGAGGAAGGGCGTGCGGTTTCGGGAGATTTGCGTGAGCGTTTTGAACAACAAGAAGAGCTGTGA
- a CDS encoding class F sortase, protein MRQYLIMGLATALCITLFFILDPLNSQDSQKTESQTADTTQTAAKPAEEKTPSERLDTQYKDKIAEFPVRPVQQEKLAELRQERIDNLLGMKPVRISIPSIGVDAAIEETGVLDNGEMGVPDDVDQVGWFAPGFKAGAEGNTVLAGHVDSLTGPAVFYKLDQLKTGDQFTLTDKDGREMVFEVRGTSSYITDEAPVQEIFGRSDKRMVNLITCTGDYNRDIGSHEERLVVSAELISDSAMKEQAPDAPDNVKLNTASLSWYAVRDDSVVGYRVYEEDIESGEAEKIATISLFERKSIALEADESKRYYVVSVNVDLEESEKAYVAEE, encoded by the coding sequence ATGAGACAATATTTAATCATGGGATTGGCTACAGCTCTTTGTATTACCCTATTCTTCATTCTCGACCCGTTGAATAGCCAAGATTCACAAAAGACCGAAAGCCAGACGGCCGACACCACCCAGACAGCCGCTAAACCGGCTGAAGAAAAAACGCCAAGCGAACGGCTTGATACCCAGTATAAAGACAAAATTGCTGAGTTTCCTGTTCGCCCCGTGCAACAGGAAAAGCTGGCAGAACTGCGCCAAGAACGAATCGACAATTTGCTCGGTATGAAACCGGTACGCATTTCAATTCCTTCTATAGGAGTCGATGCCGCCATTGAAGAAACCGGCGTATTGGACAACGGCGAGATGGGCGTCCCGGATGATGTCGACCAAGTCGGCTGGTTCGCTCCAGGCTTTAAAGCAGGCGCAGAAGGCAATACCGTTCTTGCCGGCCACGTTGACAGCCTGACAGGCCCCGCCGTCTTTTACAAACTAGATCAATTGAAAACAGGCGATCAATTTACGCTGACAGACAAAGATGGACGCGAAATGGTATTTGAAGTGCGCGGCACCTCAAGTTACATCACAGACGAGGCACCCGTACAGGAAATCTTCGGACGTTCTGACAAACGTATGGTGAACCTTATCACATGCACTGGCGATTACAATCGCGATATCGGTTCTCACGAAGAACGCCTAGTCGTTTCCGCAGAACTCATCTCCGATTCGGCCATGAAAGAACAAGCACCTGACGCTCCTGATAACGTGAAGCTTAATACAGCTTCATTATCATGGTACGCCGTTCGTGACGATTCTGTTGTTGGCTACCGTGTCTATGAAGAAGATATTGAAAGCGGCGAAGCAGAGAAAATTGCAACCATCTCTTTATTCGAACGCAAAAGCATTGCGCTTGAAGCCGACGAATCGAAACGCTATTACGTCGTTTCTGTTAACGTCGACTTGGAAGAATCCGAAAAAGCTTATGTAGCTGAAGAATAG
- a CDS encoding RNA polymerase sigma factor: MEKISDALLYERVRSKDKDALEELYDRYEKMLYSYLCKMTRDRDLAEEALQEVFVKVWRGIGSYDESKGKFVAWLVTMSRNSAVDLIRKQKKPSVPLDEIAEVESTESSVEETAEWQEKSDQIHQAVRHLSEEQQKMVQLFYFKGYTHETIAETCGIPLGTVKSRIRLALKKLKTSLQAVQEGGVLDDKREL, encoded by the coding sequence ATGGAAAAAATTTCAGATGCATTGCTATACGAGCGCGTCAGGAGCAAGGACAAGGATGCGCTTGAGGAATTGTACGACCGCTACGAAAAAATGCTATATTCGTACCTGTGTAAAATGACGCGTGATCGGGATTTGGCAGAAGAAGCGCTGCAGGAAGTATTCGTCAAAGTATGGCGGGGAATCGGCAGTTATGATGAAAGCAAGGGCAAGTTTGTCGCCTGGCTAGTAACGATGTCGCGTAATTCGGCAGTGGATTTGATCCGCAAGCAGAAAAAACCATCTGTTCCATTGGATGAGATTGCCGAAGTGGAAAGCACAGAGTCTTCAGTGGAAGAAACTGCCGAATGGCAAGAGAAAAGCGACCAGATTCATCAAGCCGTCCGGCATTTATCGGAGGAGCAACAGAAAATGGTACAACTATTTTATTTTAAAGGCTACACACATGAAACCATCGCAGAAACATGCGGCATTCCGCTCGGAACGGTCAAGAGTCGAATACGCTTAGCATTGAAAAAATTGAAAACATCCTTGCAAGCAGTGCAGGAAGGGGGAGTTCTGGATGACAAACGTGAATTGTGA
- a CDS encoding Yip1 family protein, with product MVDGMREATEYTQLNPFTAIWTRPRETVRYVIEEKRTSFIIILLILTGFAGGLSGASSEEQIFSAVTVILGSLFLGPLAILVGISIASGIYLLFGKLFGGVGTYTEMFRAVTTSSIPQIWLLPMWLIWLLASPATFYMENDPLQTQADTGIGMVIGFILLAASSIVAVWTFVIQCKAVGEAHRFSAWKGFFVIVIPSFLLAVVVIFFLVAILFTTF from the coding sequence GTGGTCGATGGCATGCGTGAAGCGACTGAATACACTCAATTAAATCCGTTTACGGCTATTTGGACACGTCCGCGCGAGACCGTCCGCTATGTTATTGAAGAAAAGCGGACAAGTTTTATTATCATTCTGCTCATTTTGACTGGTTTTGCAGGGGGACTTTCGGGTGCGTCGAGTGAGGAACAAATCTTTTCTGCAGTGACGGTCATCCTCGGATCTTTGTTTTTAGGACCCCTTGCTATCTTAGTTGGGATTTCGATTGCTTCCGGCATTTATCTTTTGTTCGGCAAATTGTTCGGCGGGGTCGGGACTTATACGGAAATGTTTCGGGCAGTCACCACCTCAAGCATTCCGCAAATTTGGCTTTTGCCGATGTGGCTGATTTGGCTCCTGGCATCACCAGCAACATTTTATATGGAAAATGACCCTCTCCAGACACAAGCGGATACGGGTATCGGCATGGTAATTGGTTTTATACTTCTAGCCGCTTCGTCTATCGTCGCAGTTTGGACCTTCGTCATTCAATGCAAGGCAGTGGGAGAAGCGCATCGATTTTCAGCGTGGAAAGGGTTTTTCGTAATCGTGATTCCTTCTTTTCTACTAGCTGTTGTCGTTATATTTTTCTTAGTGGCCATCTTGTTTACGACATTTTAA
- a CDS encoding general stress protein — MQKHGHKMIGTFDVQAEVIHEIGELKAQGYREQDMYVVALNGQQLQMVQGQTDVQLNTDEGDFMDKFKSFISGEDPTKDALIQMGLSDAEAEQYYQQIQNGKLVLYVDSEYGMNYRNFEAAAAKLTGKEQDENA, encoded by the coding sequence ATGCAAAAACACGGCCACAAAATGATCGGTACATTCGATGTGCAGGCGGAAGTGATTCACGAAATCGGAGAATTGAAAGCACAGGGATATAGAGAACAAGACATGTACGTCGTCGCATTGAACGGCCAACAGCTACAGATGGTACAAGGCCAGACAGATGTCCAATTGAATACGGATGAAGGCGACTTCATGGATAAGTTCAAATCGTTTATTTCCGGGGAAGACCCAACGAAAGATGCGCTCATTCAAATGGGGCTCTCTGATGCGGAAGCGGAACAATATTATCAGCAGATCCAAAACGGCAAGCTCGTTCTTTACGTCGATAGCGAATACGGCATGAACTACCGGAACTTTGAGGCTGCAGCGGCGAAATTGACTGGCAAGGAACAGGACGAAAACGCCTGA
- a CDS encoding TraB/GumN family protein: MTEDNITRLEVDGKQVILIGTAHVSKRSAEQVKEVVERERPDSVCIELDAQRYESVTQDKKWKETDIFKIIKDKKASLLLMNLAISSFQNRLADQFGIKPGSEMIQGIRSAEETGAELVLADRNIQVTFSRIWGGIGLMGKVQLISSVFFSIFSKESISEEELEKMKQQDTLNAVMDDFTKAFPRIKKPLIDERDQYLAQKIKEAPGQKIVAVLGAAHIPGITQEIYRDQDLKALNEVPKKSNWPKIIGWAIPIMILSIIAYTFYANPAAGFDQAISWILWNGTLAAIGSAVAFGHPLAILTAFVAAPISSLNPLVAAGWFSGLTQAFVRRPNVGDFDTLSKDVFTVKGFWDNKVTRVLLVIVLTNLGSSLGTFIGGADVLRLFFENL, translated from the coding sequence ATGACAGAAGACAATATTACCCGTCTTGAAGTGGACGGCAAGCAAGTGATTTTGATCGGCACTGCGCACGTATCCAAGCGGAGTGCTGAGCAAGTAAAAGAAGTGGTCGAGCGCGAACGTCCGGATTCAGTGTGCATTGAACTCGATGCGCAGCGCTATGAATCGGTAACGCAGGATAAGAAATGGAAAGAGACCGATATTTTCAAGATCATCAAAGACAAGAAAGCCAGTTTGCTGTTGATGAACTTGGCGATTTCCTCGTTTCAGAATCGCCTGGCTGACCAGTTCGGCATCAAGCCTGGGTCTGAAATGATCCAAGGTATCCGTTCAGCAGAAGAAACCGGGGCGGAACTCGTGCTCGCTGACCGCAATATCCAAGTGACGTTTTCCCGCATCTGGGGCGGTATTGGGTTGATGGGCAAGGTCCAGCTGATTTCTTCAGTGTTTTTCAGCATTTTCAGCAAGGAATCGATCTCTGAAGAAGAACTCGAAAAGATGAAACAGCAAGATACCTTGAATGCCGTCATGGACGATTTCACCAAAGCCTTTCCGCGAATCAAAAAGCCGCTCATCGATGAACGCGACCAGTATTTGGCGCAAAAAATCAAAGAGGCTCCCGGCCAAAAGATAGTGGCGGTACTTGGGGCGGCGCATATTCCGGGCATTACGCAAGAAATTTACCGTGATCAAGATTTGAAAGCACTCAATGAAGTGCCGAAAAAATCGAACTGGCCGAAAATCATCGGCTGGGCGATTCCGATAATGATCTTGTCGATTATTGCCTATACGTTCTATGCCAACCCGGCAGCGGGCTTTGACCAAGCCATCAGCTGGATTCTTTGGAACGGCACGCTGGCTGCCATCGGTTCTGCGGTCGCATTCGGCCATCCGCTCGCGATTCTCACCGCCTTTGTCGCCGCGCCGATCTCCTCGCTCAATCCGCTCGTTGCGGCCGGTTGGTTTTCCGGGCTGACACAAGCGTTTGTGCGCCGCCCGAATGTCGGCGATTTCGATACTTTGTCGAAGGACGTCTTCACGGTGAAAGGCTTTTGGGACAATAAAGTGACCCGCGTATTGCTGGTCATCGTCTTGACCAACCTCGGCAGTTCACTCGGCACATTTATCGGCGGAGCCGACGTGCTGCGTTTGTTTTTCGAAAACTTATAA
- a CDS encoding SDR family NAD(P)-dependent oxidoreductase, giving the protein MAQEKSRRGQTIVITGASSGLGKEVARQLAMDGANLVLAARSTGLIEALACELGPNAIAVTMDVSREADVAWLFEEALTSFGKIDVWINNAGVGVIGPFTSIPLEDLTRMVEVNVKGTVNGSHFALRHFKEIGSGTLINIGSVASDVSFPYFTGYSASKHAVLGFSSALNEEMKLEGYHNIHVCSVLPWATDTPWFEYAGNYSGKVVDMKSMNDPRQAAKVILDLIDEPREVVEVGKRMKTVRLLSRMAPKVRERRSVRFIRVNLENLPPEAAHSGILHESTEEREKPPGDHRKA; this is encoded by the coding sequence ATGGCACAGGAAAAATCACGGCGCGGCCAGACAATCGTTATCACCGGTGCCTCCAGTGGGCTCGGCAAGGAAGTGGCAAGGCAATTGGCTATGGACGGGGCCAACTTAGTCCTGGCAGCACGCAGCACCGGCTTGATCGAAGCGCTTGCTTGTGAACTCGGGCCAAATGCCATTGCCGTAACGATGGATGTCAGTCGTGAAGCGGATGTCGCTTGGTTGTTTGAGGAAGCCTTGACCAGTTTTGGGAAAATCGATGTATGGATTAATAATGCAGGTGTGGGAGTGATTGGCCCGTTCACATCTATTCCGCTTGAAGATCTCACGCGCATGGTGGAAGTGAACGTCAAAGGAACAGTCAACGGCAGTCATTTTGCGCTTCGCCATTTTAAAGAAATCGGCAGCGGCACCTTGATCAATATTGGCTCGGTAGCGAGTGATGTCTCTTTTCCCTATTTTACCGGCTACAGCGCCAGCAAGCATGCCGTTCTGGGTTTCAGTTCAGCGCTCAATGAAGAAATGAAACTCGAAGGCTACCACAACATCCATGTTTGTTCGGTGCTCCCGTGGGCAACAGATACACCGTGGTTCGAATATGCAGGGAATTATTCAGGGAAAGTCGTCGATATGAAGTCGATGAACGATCCCCGGCAAGCAGCTAAAGTGATCCTTGACTTGATCGATGAGCCGAGAGAAGTAGTGGAAGTGGGCAAACGAATGAAAACCGTGCGCTTATTGTCACGAATGGCACCGAAAGTAAGGGAGAGACGTTCAGTGCGTTTCATTAGGGTCAATCTTGAAAATTTGCCGCCTGAAGCGGCGCATAGTGGAATTCTGCATGAATCGACAGAGGAAAGGGAGAAACCTCCCGGCGATCACCGAAAAGCTTAG
- a CDS encoding STAS domain-containing protein — MEKEMVLFGKRVVEEKYMIAGLIQEERHADSSLQTLESNQEFSAMVLEERVRFIDLLGTSIQNSCYEEKIMADMEKWGTATGNFFLAHGMTLDVALAETALYRKHIATLIKSEGRRLTISPEITYDAAELLHALLDHATYAYTHAYTTSYQRNLATARKEFLELSAPVVPISDSVAILPLVGSIEIDRARYILERTLLSASELKISTLIVDLSGVVRVDTMVAEQIIKIIQSLGLIGVEAVLTGIRPETAQSMTALGVDVRTLNIGGSLKRALEKMYN, encoded by the coding sequence ATGGAAAAGGAAATGGTGTTATTCGGTAAACGAGTGGTAGAGGAAAAATATATGATTGCAGGATTGATTCAGGAAGAGCGGCATGCGGACTCATCATTACAAACTTTAGAGAGCAATCAGGAGTTTTCAGCGATGGTATTGGAAGAGCGCGTCCGCTTCATCGATTTGTTGGGGACGTCGATACAGAATAGCTGCTATGAAGAGAAGATTATGGCGGATATGGAAAAATGGGGAACTGCGACCGGCAATTTCTTTTTAGCGCATGGCATGACATTGGACGTGGCGCTTGCGGAAACCGCCTTGTACCGAAAGCACATCGCGACTTTGATTAAAAGCGAAGGCCGCCGCTTAACTATTTCCCCGGAAATAACGTACGATGCAGCAGAACTATTGCATGCACTTTTGGATCACGCGACGTATGCTTATACTCACGCTTACACCACTTCTTATCAACGAAATCTGGCAACCGCGCGTAAGGAGTTTCTGGAATTGTCCGCACCCGTCGTTCCGATTAGTGATTCAGTTGCGATTTTGCCATTAGTCGGCAGCATCGAAATCGACCGGGCGCGTTATATTTTAGAACGAACCTTATTGTCTGCCAGTGAATTGAAAATTAGCACCTTGATTGTCGATTTATCCGGAGTTGTCCGTGTAGATACGATGGTGGCAGAGCAAATTATCAAAATCATCCAGTCGCTTGGGCTGATCGGTGTCGAAGCAGTGCTGACAGGAATCCGGCCGGAAACGGCGCAATCCATGACGGCACTTGGCGTTGATGTGCGCACCTTAAATATCGGGGGCAGCTTGAAACGAGCCTTGGAAAAGATGTATAACTAA
- a CDS encoding neutral zinc metallopeptidase, protein MKWKGRAGSKNVEDRRGRGVGGPVLAGGGIGGLLIVLLITFLGGDPGAILGGEGGGDSNSEPYVASEREEELADFVSVVLADTEEVWAEVFAEEGMEYVEPTLVLFSGSVQSACGMAGAATGPFYCPADSKLYIDLSFYDELERQFNAPGDFAMAYVVAHEVGHHVQNLLGVLGDVQQARNQLSETEYNQLQVRLELQADYLSGVWAHHAQGMGYLEEGDLEEALTAASAVGDDTIQKRTRGYAVPESFTHGTSEQRKEWFYKGFQAGDLNSGNTFDAPEL, encoded by the coding sequence ATGAAATGGAAAGGGCGAGCGGGCAGTAAAAATGTAGAGGACAGGAGAGGGCGCGGTGTCGGCGGACCGGTTCTTGCCGGCGGCGGAATTGGCGGCTTGCTGATTGTCTTGTTGATCACATTTCTCGGGGGTGACCCGGGGGCGATCCTTGGCGGCGAGGGCGGAGGGGATTCTAACTCCGAACCATATGTGGCGAGTGAGCGGGAAGAAGAACTTGCCGATTTCGTATCGGTCGTTCTCGCGGATACAGAAGAGGTTTGGGCAGAAGTATTTGCTGAAGAAGGCATGGAGTATGTCGAGCCGACTTTGGTGCTGTTTTCTGGGAGTGTCCAGTCAGCTTGTGGCATGGCAGGTGCTGCGACAGGGCCGTTTTATTGCCCGGCGGATTCCAAATTGTATATCGACTTAAGTTTTTATGACGAATTAGAGCGCCAGTTCAATGCGCCCGGTGATTTTGCGATGGCGTATGTCGTAGCACATGAAGTCGGCCACCATGTGCAGAATCTGCTCGGTGTGCTTGGAGACGTGCAGCAGGCGCGTAATCAGCTAAGCGAGACGGAATACAACCAATTGCAAGTGCGTCTGGAGTTGCAGGCGGATTATTTATCGGGCGTCTGGGCACATCATGCTCAAGGCATGGGCTATTTGGAAGAAGGCGATCTAGAAGAAGCCTTGACTGCAGCGAGTGCAGTTGGCGATGATACGATCCAGAAGCGGACGCGCGGCTATGCCGTTCCGGAAAGCTTTACGCACGGTACTTCGGAGCAGCGCAAAGAATGGTTCTATAAAGGCTTTCAAGCAGGTGATCTCAATAGCGGCAATACCTTTGACGCCCCGGAATTATAA